One Bartonella kosoyi DNA segment encodes these proteins:
- a CDS encoding MATE family efflux transporter — translation MFVVMKQLLSLGLPLAVGFISQMMISFTDAALVAHLGVQALSGTMLALSLFSFVMLLGLGIITAIAPKLAASFRRQDRDALKAWFDQGIWLSLLIGMMSAIILFNTRNILCLLGQDEAIAHIAQEYNRGAAIGVVFFYLYVNGRGLLSAIGDPKPLTFVMLAAIPMNFLISWLLIFGIGPASGLGVFGAGIASSLIRILIVMAVAIILPHNSAFHSFHFHYLKPKFEISRIIKLLLVGFPIGIRILIAEGFPSVIAFMITAFGVEALARIRLECALIYLFLW, via the coding sequence ATGTTTGTTGTGATGAAGCAATTGCTCTCTCTTGGCTTGCCACTGGCTGTTGGCTTTATTTCTCAGATGATGATTTCCTTTACAGATGCAGCGCTTGTGGCGCATTTAGGTGTTCAAGCCTTAAGTGGTACAATGTTAGCTCTGAGTCTGTTTAGTTTTGTGATGTTGTTGGGGCTAGGGATTATTACTGCGATTGCACCAAAACTTGCAGCAAGCTTTCGTAGACAAGATAGAGATGCATTAAAAGCATGGTTTGATCAAGGAATATGGCTTTCCCTTTTGATTGGAATGATGAGTGCGATTATTTTATTCAATACGAGGAATATTTTATGTCTTCTTGGTCAAGATGAGGCAATTGCCCATATAGCGCAGGAATATAACAGGGGCGCTGCGATAGGAGTGGTGTTTTTTTATCTTTATGTCAATGGCCGCGGATTACTGTCAGCAATTGGTGATCCTAAGCCCTTAACTTTTGTTATGCTTGCAGCTATCCCTATGAATTTTCTTATCTCTTGGCTGCTTATTTTTGGGATAGGTCCAGCAAGCGGATTAGGTGTCTTTGGTGCTGGAATTGCGAGTAGTTTGATCCGTATTTTGATTGTTATGGCAGTGGCAATCATTCTGCCCCACAATTCTGCTTTTCATTCCTTTCACTTTCATTATTTGAAACCAAAGTTTGAGATTTCACGAATCATAAAATTGCTGCTCGTAGGATTTCCCATTGGTATCCGTATTCTTATTGCGGAAGGCTTTCCTTCTGTCATTGCCTTCATGATTACAGCTTTTGGAGTCGAAGCTTTGGCTCGCATACGATTGGAATGCGCCTTGATATACTTATTTCTGTGGTAG
- the rhuM gene encoding RhuM family protein, with protein MAELFSADVRTISEHLKNIFETQELDENLVIRIFRITASVCKNYKTQLYNLDAVIAIGYRVNSKRATQFQQWSTQILRDFAIIRVYVIDKKRLENGLALNEDYFGHLLTEIREFSLSEQRFYQKNYKYLYNQSVL; from the coding sequence ATAGCAGAGTTATTTAGCGCAGATGTCCGTACAATCAGCGAACATTTAAAAAATATATTTGAAACTCAAGAATTAGATGAAAATTTAGTTATCCGGATTTTCCGGATAACTGCTTCTGTCTGTAAAAACTATAAGACACAACTTTACAACCTAGATGCCGTTATCGCCATTGGATATCGGGTCAACTCTAAACGCGCAACACAATTTCAACAATGGAGCACGCAAATACTGCGTGATTTTGCAATTATTAGAGTCTATGTCATTGACAAAAAGCGCCTTGAAAACGGTCTAGCTCTTAATGAAGACTATTTCGGACATTTACTCACTGAAATAAGAGAATTTAGCCTTAGTGAACAGCGTTTTTATCAAAAAAATTACAAATATTTATATAACCAGTCTGTATTATAA
- a CDS encoding glutamine synthetase family protein, producing the protein MAVKNGKKMEKKSSKPVPHFLKNLRGVKNWEQVLQWLAFRKVEDIECITPDQAGVPRGKMMLSKKFTSETSLALPSAVFVATISGDYPEDGHGFEYPKTDGDLRLEPDLSTLSIVPWEDAPTAQVICDLVYQNGQVVDYTPRNVLRKVVNFYTQMDLKPVVSPEIEFYLVEKNPDPDYPLVPPVGRSGRSIGGGQGYSIAGVNEFDEFIDDIYHFSEEQGLEIDTLIHEEGAGQFEINLRHGDPIELADQVFMFKRTIREAALKHNMYATFMAKPIQGQPGSAMHIHQSVVNKKTGINIFTQEDGKESVCFRHFIGGLQKHMAGGLVMLAPYVNSYRRLMPDVSAPVNLRWGYDNRTTAFRVPRSAPQARRVENRLPSSDANPYLALAASLACGLIGLKQKIKPDEPTTNNVNADNIELPRGLIEAVNLFEQDTEIRAILGDVFVSTYAAIKRQEFETFMEVISPWEREYLLLNV; encoded by the coding sequence ATGGCTGTGAAAAATGGTAAAAAAATGGAAAAAAAGAGTTCTAAGCCTGTCCCTCATTTCCTTAAAAATTTAAGGGGTGTAAAAAATTGGGAACAAGTTTTACAATGGCTTGCTTTCCGTAAGGTAGAGGATATTGAGTGTATCACGCCTGATCAAGCAGGGGTGCCGCGTGGCAAGATGATGCTTTCTAAAAAATTTACATCGGAAACATCATTGGCATTGCCTTCAGCGGTTTTTGTAGCAACAATTTCAGGAGATTATCCTGAAGATGGGCATGGCTTTGAATATCCTAAAACTGATGGCGATCTGCGTCTTGAGCCTGATTTGTCTACATTAAGCATTGTACCATGGGAAGATGCTCCCACAGCACAGGTGATTTGTGATCTTGTATATCAAAATGGCCAAGTTGTCGATTACACACCACGAAATGTTTTGCGAAAAGTAGTCAACTTTTATACGCAAATGGATCTAAAGCCGGTTGTTTCACCAGAAATTGAATTTTATTTAGTAGAGAAAAATCCTGATCCTGATTATCCTTTAGTTCCTCCCGTTGGTCGTTCTGGTCGTTCAATTGGTGGGGGGCAGGGCTATTCGATTGCCGGTGTGAATGAGTTTGATGAGTTCATTGATGATATTTATCATTTTTCGGAAGAACAAGGATTGGAGATTGATACACTTATTCACGAAGAGGGGGCAGGTCAGTTTGAAATCAATTTACGTCATGGCGATCCGATTGAATTGGCTGATCAAGTTTTTATGTTTAAACGGACGATTCGTGAAGCAGCACTGAAACATAATATGTATGCAACTTTTATGGCAAAGCCCATTCAAGGGCAGCCGGGTTCTGCGATGCATATTCACCAATCAGTCGTTAATAAGAAGACAGGTATAAATATTTTTACGCAAGAAGATGGTAAAGAAAGTGTTTGTTTTCGCCATTTTATCGGTGGATTACAAAAACATATGGCGGGAGGACTTGTCATGCTTGCGCCTTATGTTAATTCTTATCGACGCCTTATGCCGGATGTTTCAGCACCTGTTAATTTACGATGGGGCTATGATAACCGGACCACAGCATTTCGTGTTCCTCGTTCTGCTCCTCAAGCGCGACGTGTCGAGAATAGGCTTCCTTCGTCAGATGCAAATCCTTATTTAGCTCTTGCAGCTTCTTTAGCGTGTGGTCTCATTGGTTTAAAACAGAAAATTAAACCGGATGAGCCAACAACAAATAATGTGAATGCTGATAATATTGAGTTACCCCGTGGTCTTATTGAGGCTGTCAATTTGTTTGAACAAGATACAGAAATACGTGCTATTTTAGGGGACGTGTTTGTCAGTACTTATGCTGCAATTAAACGACAAGAATTTGAAACCTTTATGGAAGTGATTAGTCCGTGGGAGCGCGAATATCTCTTGCTTAATGTTTGA
- a CDS encoding NAD(P)/FAD-dependent oxidoreductase produces the protein MIDTNPISPGLSWYEDTLKERPSYPSFCEDRQCDVVIIGGGLTGLSAAYHLANAGVDVVLFEASRFGDGASGRNGGQLGTGQRQWVETLEKKYDFERSKVLFDLAEEAKRDILSLCALPDLQCDFMAGQFSVTHKRRELFSYQRHIEAMQRYGYHALTFMDRVETSRRLGSSFYCGGIYDADTGHINPLKLIVGLAKRAKDAGAKLYEKTQVTTVKSKGVHWKVITEKGSITAEHVLLATNGYKLGLQRFVQKKIVSIRSYIGATEPLPKNSSILMSGESVDDSRFMVRYFRKSIDNRLLFGGVESYNNKNPINLDVRIKRQIAEIYPQLHSINLSHRWGATVAITVERMPYVRQLFSRMTYCGGYSGHGVMLAPFMGKLYAEWLTGNHERFAHFQNLKISSFPGGNVLRYPLIFLAMRWFSLMDRL, from the coding sequence ATGATTGACACTAATCCAATTTCTCCAGGACTTTCTTGGTATGAAGATACTTTAAAAGAGCGTCCCTCTTATCCTTCTTTTTGTGAAGATAGACAGTGTGATGTGGTCATTATTGGCGGTGGATTGACGGGACTTTCAGCTGCTTATCATTTAGCGAATGCTGGAGTGGATGTTGTTTTATTTGAAGCATCACGTTTTGGTGATGGTGCTTCGGGACGCAATGGTGGACAATTGGGAACAGGGCAACGGCAATGGGTCGAAACATTAGAGAAAAAATATGATTTTGAGCGTAGTAAAGTGCTGTTTGATTTAGCAGAAGAAGCTAAAAGAGATATTTTATCTTTATGCGCGTTGCCTGATTTGCAATGCGATTTTATGGCAGGACAGTTTTCTGTAACCCATAAAAGGCGTGAGCTTTTCTCTTATCAACGGCATATTGAGGCAATGCAGCGTTATGGCTATCATGCGCTTACTTTTATGGATAGGGTTGAAACATCTAGGCGACTTGGATCGTCTTTTTATTGTGGTGGTATTTATGATGCGGATACCGGTCATATAAATCCCTTAAAATTGATTGTTGGGTTGGCAAAAAGGGCTAAAGATGCTGGTGCTAAGCTTTATGAGAAGACACAAGTAACAACCGTGAAGAGCAAGGGAGTTCATTGGAAAGTGATAACAGAAAAAGGGAGTATAACAGCAGAGCATGTTTTACTCGCAACGAATGGGTATAAACTTGGGCTTCAGCGTTTTGTTCAGAAAAAGATTGTTTCTATTCGCTCGTATATTGGAGCAACGGAACCATTACCAAAGAACAGTTCAATTCTCATGAGCGGTGAATCGGTTGATGATTCCCGTTTTATGGTTCGTTATTTTCGCAAAAGCATCGATAATCGTCTCTTATTTGGTGGTGTAGAAAGTTACAATAATAAGAATCCTATAAATTTAGATGTACGTATAAAACGGCAAATTGCTGAAATTTATCCTCAATTACACTCTATCAATCTCAGCCATCGTTGGGGAGCAACGGTTGCTATCACGGTTGAGCGTATGCCTTATGTTCGCCAACTTTTCTCAAGGATGACTTATTGTGGTGGTTATTCAGGGCATGGTGTTATGCTTGCTCCTTTTATGGGAAAATTATATGCAGAATGGTTGACTGGGAATCATGAACGTTTTGCCCATTTTCAGAACTTAAAGATTTCATCCTTTCCAGGAGGAAACGTTTTGCGCTATCCGCTTATATTTTTAGCAATGCGTTGGTTTTCTTTAATGGATCGTCTTTAA
- the zwf gene encoding glucose-6-phosphate dehydrogenase has translation MASKIIPVSPFDCIVFGGNGDLAARKLMPALYHCQCVGQFNEPTRIIGVARSAWNNEEYQNFVRASLETHVHKEDLNSTELHRFLARLTYVSVDVSSNRGWQDFALVLSQDSADIRAFYLAVGSQLFADIAMQLGKGNLVTPQTRIIIEKPIGRDVKTAVSLNDAFASVCNEDQIFRIDHYLGKETVQNLMALRFVNTLYEPLWNSNYIDHVQITVAESLGLEGRAEYYESAGALRDMVQNHMLQLLCLVAMEIPFTNRANAVRDEKLKVLHSLTPLDIHNVEQHTVRGQYVAGTLNGVRVGSYLEDLGRASESETFVALKVKINNWRWADTPFYLRTGKRMPTRMSEIVVFFKSIPHNIFNVDSDEIFSNRLVIRLQPDEGVKQWLMIKDPGPGGMRFRHIPLDMSFASAFSQRNPDAYERLLMDVIRGDQTLFMRRDEVEAAWRWIEPVLEGWQAIKQPIYEYSAGSWGPIASTILMERDGRIWNNLV, from the coding sequence ATGGCCAGTAAAATTATTCCAGTTTCTCCCTTTGATTGTATTGTTTTTGGTGGTAACGGTGACCTAGCAGCACGCAAACTTATGCCTGCTCTCTATCATTGTCAGTGTGTTGGGCAATTTAATGAGCCCACCCGTATTATTGGGGTGGCACGTTCTGCATGGAATAATGAAGAATATCAAAATTTTGTTCGTGCGTCTTTAGAAACACATGTTCATAAGGAAGATCTCAATTCAACTGAACTTCATCGTTTTCTTGCACGTTTAACTTACGTTTCTGTTGATGTTTCCTCCAATCGAGGGTGGCAAGATTTTGCGCTGGTATTGTCACAAGATTCAGCAGATATTCGAGCTTTTTATTTGGCTGTTGGTTCGCAGCTTTTTGCTGATATTGCAATGCAGTTGGGGAAAGGCAATTTGGTAACACCACAAACACGAATTATCATTGAAAAACCTATTGGTCGTGATGTAAAAACAGCTGTTTCGCTTAACGATGCATTTGCAAGTGTTTGTAATGAAGATCAAATCTTTCGCATTGATCATTATCTTGGCAAGGAAACTGTTCAAAACTTGATGGCATTACGGTTTGTGAATACACTTTATGAGCCGTTATGGAATTCTAATTATATTGATCATGTTCAGATAACCGTTGCTGAATCTTTAGGTTTGGAAGGGCGTGCAGAATATTATGAGAGTGCAGGTGCGCTACGCGATATGGTGCAAAATCATATGTTGCAATTGCTCTGTTTGGTGGCGATGGAAATACCATTTACGAATAGAGCAAATGCTGTGCGTGATGAAAAACTGAAGGTTTTGCATTCTTTAACACCTCTTGATATTCATAATGTAGAACAACATACCGTGCGTGGGCAGTATGTCGCGGGTACATTGAATGGTGTTCGTGTGGGATCTTATCTTGAAGATTTGGGAAGAGCAAGTGAGAGCGAAACATTTGTAGCGTTGAAGGTTAAGATTAATAATTGGCGTTGGGCAGATACGCCTTTTTATTTACGAACTGGTAAGCGTATGCCTACGCGAATGTCTGAAATTGTGGTTTTTTTCAAATCCATTCCACATAATATTTTTAATGTGGATTCGGATGAGATTTTTTCTAATCGGCTTGTTATTCGTCTCCAGCCTGATGAAGGTGTCAAACAATGGTTGATGATTAAGGATCCGGGTCCTGGTGGTATGCGATTTCGTCATATCCCCTTGGATATGAGTTTTGCTTCTGCATTTTCTCAACGTAATCCTGATGCTTATGAACGCTTATTAATGGATGTTATTCGTGGAGATCAAACACTCTTTATGCGTCGTGATGAAGTTGAAGCGGCTTGGCGTTGGATTGAGCCTGTTCTTGAGGGATGGCAAGCAATAAAGCAGCCTATTTATGAATATAGTGCGGGCTCATGGGGCCCTATTGCTTCGACGATTTTAATGGAACGTGATGGACGTATATGGAACAATTTAGTTTAG
- the pgl gene encoding 6-phosphogluconolactonase produces the protein MHGMNIDRLNFETPTTLALALADRVAAELSIAVLERKRAILAVSGGKTPELFFHYLSKADIDWQNIIITLVDERFVPIHDERSNEHTVQRYLLQNFATKARFVGLYHKARTVELAAFSAASRVNTLPKPFDVVVLGMGIDGHTASFFPDADRLKQALDLRTQALVLPLHAKSAIEPRLTLTLPVIMQSRCIILHFEGFQKRHCFEEACQDGAEIEMPIRAILRNSPHLVQVYWSPAENEISELEDETQGE, from the coding sequence ATGCATGGAATGAATATTGACCGTTTAAATTTTGAAACACCCACGACTCTTGCTTTAGCATTGGCTGACCGTGTTGCAGCAGAGCTTAGTATAGCTGTTCTTGAGCGCAAGCGCGCGATTTTAGCAGTGTCTGGTGGTAAAACACCAGAATTGTTTTTTCATTATTTATCAAAAGCGGATATTGATTGGCAAAATATCATTATCACTTTGGTTGATGAACGTTTTGTCCCTATACATGATGAACGTTCAAATGAACATACGGTACAGCGTTATTTGTTACAAAATTTTGCAACGAAAGCACGTTTTGTAGGACTTTATCATAAGGCACGCACCGTTGAACTTGCCGCTTTTTCAGCAGCAAGTCGTGTTAATACTTTGCCCAAACCCTTTGATGTTGTTGTTTTAGGAATGGGGATTGATGGACATACGGCTTCCTTTTTTCCTGATGCTGATCGTTTAAAGCAAGCACTTGATCTTCGAACACAAGCACTTGTTTTACCACTTCATGCAAAAAGTGCTATTGAGCCAAGACTCACACTAACGTTGCCAGTCATAATGCAATCTCGTTGCATTATTCTCCATTTCGAAGGTTTTCAGAAACGCCATTGTTTTGAAGAAGCTTGTCAAGATGGAGCTGAAATAGAAATGCCCATTCGGGCGATTTTGCGTAATTCTCCTCATCTTGTGCAGGTTTATTGGTCGCCAGCAGAAAATGAAATAAGTGAATTAGAAGATGAGACACAAGGTGAATAG